A genomic stretch from uncultured Pseudodesulfovibrio sp. includes:
- a CDS encoding AsmA family protein — MNKAAKYGIFFIGTCAVLFVVALLVFSSVVDPNDYKDRISRIVLEETGRTLTFDGDLALLLFPNLGIKMGAVSLSNNIDFGPDPMIEVSSATVSVRVLPLLLGKVKFGKLILDDLVLNMGRAADGTTNWADIVGRQVTTGTEASNDEPFSLEVEGVSISNGSMLWDDRQTATRFILRGIDLTTGKIAEGALFPVNVSLKFECSQPDARGILKISGKSSMNLANREYGHMDMQLSLNAEGKSLPGGTVEAKAAFNFLALDFHKERAQITGLDVSAYGATIHLDGTLEGITNELKAAAGVLTIDPFDVKKTMTAMGEKPLETADSKALTSVGGMAEFSFVPGRIEVKTLKADVDDARIVGSVRVDRGDVLPTCFGRLDVGTLDLDRYLPPEHETQTTVSKDAVTSGDSDDFVFSGTVLRQLDLDIEANVAELKLAGARFQELTAHLTAQQGLVKLSPVRAKAYGGSVALDAIVSAVEKIPKTDVTMQVKSLDIGALSRDIDADSKYAGIADFDATLMCRGERVRTMRNTLNGKVSFHLADGVFPGVNVVKMARETHRRQSKDGKVEGDRADSTRFGVIQGSGVIVNGVLKNDDLEVMAPGLRANGHGAISLVNNKIDYMVKAKLVPQASGQGGKSSDELFGVLVPIHVTGTVDNPQYWVSVTEYVKALGGAVVGVVGSVLGGVTGAIKGVGSALDDSCCEDQPVGKDAPQKKKFLGIF, encoded by the coding sequence ATGAACAAGGCAGCGAAATACGGTATCTTTTTCATAGGAACCTGCGCGGTTTTATTTGTTGTGGCCCTGTTGGTCTTCTCTTCCGTTGTCGATCCCAACGACTACAAGGACCGCATCTCGCGGATTGTGCTTGAGGAAACAGGGCGTACCCTGACTTTCGATGGCGACCTCGCTCTATTACTATTCCCGAACCTTGGCATCAAAATGGGTGCGGTCAGCCTGAGTAACAACATTGACTTTGGCCCTGATCCAATGATTGAGGTTTCTTCAGCCACTGTCTCTGTTCGTGTTCTGCCTCTGCTGCTGGGCAAGGTGAAATTCGGCAAGCTCATTTTGGATGATCTGGTCCTTAATATGGGCCGTGCAGCTGATGGAACTACCAACTGGGCTGACATTGTTGGTCGTCAGGTGACAACTGGGACCGAGGCGTCAAATGATGAACCGTTTTCTTTGGAGGTGGAAGGTGTGTCCATTTCCAATGGCAGTATGCTGTGGGATGACCGGCAGACAGCAACACGCTTTATACTTCGTGGCATTGATCTGACGACCGGAAAAATTGCGGAAGGTGCTCTTTTCCCTGTTAACGTATCATTGAAGTTCGAATGCTCCCAACCTGATGCGCGGGGGATCTTGAAGATATCGGGCAAGTCCTCCATGAATCTTGCAAACCGTGAATACGGTCATATGGATATGCAGCTGAGTTTGAACGCAGAGGGGAAATCCCTGCCCGGCGGTACAGTGGAAGCAAAGGCGGCTTTCAATTTCCTGGCCCTCGATTTTCACAAGGAACGCGCTCAGATTACCGGCTTGGATGTATCTGCCTACGGCGCGACAATTCATTTGGATGGGACACTTGAGGGGATAACAAATGAATTGAAAGCTGCGGCAGGTGTACTCACCATCGACCCGTTTGATGTGAAGAAAACCATGACTGCCATGGGAGAGAAACCGCTTGAAACGGCCGACTCGAAGGCTCTGACCAGCGTTGGCGGCATGGCTGAGTTCTCTTTTGTCCCGGGGCGAATTGAGGTGAAGACATTGAAAGCGGATGTGGATGACGCCCGCATTGTTGGCAGCGTGCGTGTAGATCGGGGTGATGTCCTGCCTACCTGTTTTGGTCGTCTGGACGTGGGGACGTTGGATTTGGATAGATACCTCCCTCCAGAACATGAGACTCAAACCACAGTGTCAAAAGATGCCGTGACTTCTGGCGACTCTGATGATTTTGTATTTTCCGGTACTGTTCTTCGCCAGCTTGATTTGGACATTGAAGCCAATGTGGCTGAGTTGAAATTGGCTGGTGCGCGGTTTCAGGAGTTGACGGCACATCTTACAGCGCAGCAGGGGCTGGTTAAATTGTCGCCCGTTAGGGCAAAGGCTTACGGCGGTTCTGTTGCTTTGGATGCCATTGTCTCGGCTGTCGAGAAGATACCGAAAACGGATGTCACCATGCAGGTCAAATCGCTGGATATCGGTGCGCTCAGTCGTGATATTGACGCGGATTCAAAATATGCCGGTATCGCTGACTTTGACGCCACGCTTATGTGTCGGGGGGAACGGGTACGGACTATGCGCAACACCTTGAATGGCAAGGTTTCCTTTCATTTGGCCGACGGAGTGTTTCCTGGGGTGAATGTCGTAAAGATGGCGCGTGAGACTCACCGTCGTCAATCAAAAGATGGTAAGGTTGAAGGAGATAGGGCCGATTCTACCCGTTTCGGTGTCATTCAAGGGTCCGGGGTGATTGTTAACGGCGTTTTGAAAAATGATGATCTGGAAGTCATGGCCCCGGGGCTGCGAGCGAATGGGCATGGGGCAATTTCGTTGGTTAACAACAAAATAGATTATATGGTCAAAGCAAAGCTGGTGCCGCAGGCCAGTGGGCAGGGCGGCAAGTCTTCGGATGAGCTCTTTGGTGTTTTGGTGCCGATTCATGTGACCGGGACTGTGGATAATCCGCAGTACTGGGTGTCGGTGACAGAATATGTTAAGGCTTTGGGTGGAGCTGTTGTTGGTGTCGTCGGAAGCGTACTCGGCGGTGTGACCGGTGCTATCAAGGGCGTTGGTTCCGCCTTGGATGATAGTTGTTGTGAGGACCAGCCTGTAGGCAAGGATGCGCCTCAAAAGAAGAAGTTTCTGGGGATATTCTGA
- the fliG gene encoding flagellar motor switch protein FliG — MADFSGPQKTAIVLLALGEKFTAEVFKRMERNEIAAVSKAMLDTDSVPKEEVLDVLKEYNEALAYGAELLVGGPEQVKRLLTKSLDAETAKYIMDSLDLDTGPTPFQELENVSPRILAQILRNEHPQTLALILGHLHPDQAAELIQNLPAGVRAEVLMRLAKLEAVAEEMLMEVDKVLQSQLIAMGGKEGKKVGGVNSVAEILNAVDRNTEEEVLSEIEEESTQMAEDIRNLMFVFEDVKGVDDIAIRELLKEVSNEDLTVALKGASEDLRDKFFKNLSERASAMIKEDLEIMPPKKLSEVEAAQQSIVKTVRRLEDEGKIVISRGGSDVFI, encoded by the coding sequence ATGGCAGACTTCTCCGGACCCCAGAAAACGGCCATCGTACTGCTCGCCCTTGGCGAAAAGTTCACGGCAGAAGTATTCAAGCGGATGGAGCGCAACGAGATCGCGGCCGTGTCAAAGGCTATGCTCGATACCGATTCCGTACCCAAGGAGGAAGTGCTCGACGTGCTCAAGGAGTACAACGAGGCTCTGGCCTACGGCGCTGAACTTCTGGTGGGTGGACCTGAACAGGTCAAACGTCTCCTGACCAAATCTCTGGATGCGGAAACTGCTAAATACATTATGGATTCCCTTGACCTGGATACCGGCCCCACGCCTTTCCAGGAACTGGAAAACGTCAGTCCGCGTATCCTGGCACAGATTCTGAGAAACGAGCATCCCCAGACATTGGCACTCATTCTCGGGCATCTGCACCCGGATCAGGCTGCCGAACTCATCCAGAACCTCCCGGCAGGCGTTCGCGCCGAGGTGCTCATGCGCCTGGCAAAGCTCGAAGCCGTGGCCGAGGAGATGCTCATGGAAGTGGACAAGGTCCTGCAGAGCCAGCTTATCGCCATGGGCGGCAAGGAAGGCAAGAAGGTCGGCGGCGTCAATTCCGTGGCAGAAATTCTCAACGCAGTGGACCGCAACACCGAGGAAGAAGTTCTCTCCGAGATCGAAGAGGAATCCACCCAGATGGCAGAAGACATCCGCAACCTCATGTTCGTTTTCGAAGACGTCAAGGGTGTGGACGATATCGCCATCCGCGAACTGCTCAAAGAGGTCTCCAACGAAGACCTCACAGTGGCACTCAAGGGCGCATCAGAAGACCTGCGCGACAAGTTCTTCAAGAACCTGTCGGAACGCGCTTCCGCAATGATCAAGGAAGACCTGGAAATCATGCCGCCCAAGAAGCTGTCCGAAGTCGAAGCTGCACAGCAGTCTATCGTCAAGACCGTCCGCCGTCTGGAAGACGAGGGCAAGATCGTTATCAGCCGAGGTGGCAGTGATGTCTTTATCTAA
- the flgB gene encoding flagellar basal body rod protein FlgB, protein MRELFGRHIQLTGKVMDLRLQRQNIVTGNIANINTPGYKARSIEFEDKLQKALNQDGLGKMTRTSQAHLPSTFNPNGFSGDGLQDFKAREIYGQDSVDLDKEMATNAKNTMMYNALAMIIKKNFTGMGKVIMDGAK, encoded by the coding sequence ATGAGAGAGCTTTTCGGACGACACATTCAATTGACGGGGAAGGTCATGGACCTTCGACTGCAACGTCAAAATATCGTCACGGGCAACATCGCCAACATTAACACGCCGGGATACAAAGCGCGGTCCATTGAATTTGAGGATAAGCTGCAAAAAGCACTCAATCAGGACGGCCTGGGCAAGATGACCCGCACCTCCCAAGCGCACCTTCCTTCAACATTCAATCCTAACGGATTTTCCGGCGATGGCCTGCAAGATTTCAAGGCCAGGGAGATATACGGTCAGGATTCGGTTGATCTGGATAAGGAAATGGCAACCAATGCCAAAAACACCATGATGTACAACGCACTTGCCATGATCATCAAAAAGAATTTTACAGGCATGGGCAAAGTCATAATGGACGGAGCGAAATAA
- the flgC gene encoding flagellar basal body rod protein FlgC → MDFMTAMDISASGLKAQRAQLNVISMNMANIRTTKTEDGGPYQRKSVSFESTPVYSPFAQEMHDQLNRDLHGVKVLGVTADQRPFKQVFEPHHPDANDQGYVTYPDINVVEEMTNMMQAMRGYEANVQTIQAAKRMFQKALMIGMG, encoded by the coding sequence ATGGATTTCATGACAGCAATGGACATCAGCGCATCCGGCCTCAAGGCCCAGCGTGCCCAGCTGAATGTCATCTCAATGAACATGGCCAATATCAGGACCACCAAGACTGAAGACGGTGGCCCTTACCAGCGTAAGTCCGTGTCTTTCGAGTCCACACCCGTGTACTCCCCTTTCGCCCAGGAAATGCACGACCAGCTCAACCGGGACCTGCACGGCGTCAAAGTTCTCGGCGTAACAGCGGACCAACGTCCATTCAAACAAGTTTTCGAACCGCATCACCCGGATGCCAATGACCAGGGATATGTCACCTACCCTGACATCAACGTTGTCGAGGAAATGACCAACATGATGCAGGCAATGCGAGGATATGAAGCCAACGTGCAGACCATCCAGGCCGCCAAGCGTATGTTCCAGAAAGCCCTGATGATAGGCATGGGCTAA
- the fliE gene encoding flagellar hook-basal body complex protein FliE: MVVKSVAINAYQSAMGNRSKAINTKVADSLKKPQEPVQGFNDTLKNSLNKVNELQATKTTMIEEFATGKAQNVHELMISMQKASMAIQMTGAVRSKIMQSYKEIMQMPF; the protein is encoded by the coding sequence ATGGTCGTCAAAAGCGTCGCAATCAATGCATATCAGAGTGCTATGGGCAACCGTAGCAAGGCTATCAACACCAAAGTTGCAGACAGTCTGAAAAAACCTCAAGAACCGGTCCAGGGGTTCAATGACACACTGAAAAACTCCCTGAACAAGGTCAATGAGCTTCAAGCAACCAAAACGACGATGATCGAGGAATTCGCAACCGGAAAAGCCCAGAATGTGCATGAATTGATGATCTCCATGCAGAAAGCCAGTATGGCCATTCAGATGACCGGTGCAGTGCGCAGCAAGATCATGCAGTCTTACAAAGAAATCATGCAGATGCCTTTCTAA
- a CDS encoding MerR family transcriptional regulator, translated as MEDLQDFKTYRIGEAARELGVKTYVLRFWEGEFDEITPIRTESGQRLYTEENLVVIREIKRLLYDEGLTIDGAKRKLHSSEQVDILLEIQSELLVIKQLLNK; from the coding sequence ATGGAAGATTTACAGGACTTCAAGACATACCGAATAGGTGAGGCTGCCCGTGAACTCGGCGTCAAGACGTATGTGCTGCGCTTTTGGGAAGGGGAGTTTGATGAAATTACTCCCATCAGAACCGAAAGCGGCCAACGTCTTTACACCGAAGAGAACCTTGTGGTCATTCGTGAAATCAAGCGGTTGCTTTATGATGAGGGGCTGACCATAGACGGCGCCAAACGGAAATTGCACAGCAGCGAACAGGTCGACATTCTGTTGGAAATTCAAAGTGAACTTCTTGTTATCAAACAGCTTCTGAACAAATAA
- a CDS encoding FliI/YscN family ATPase — translation MTQESRLGLLEDLDPCQTFGKVTKVVGLIAEGHGIKAPLGSVCYLMPPGSKPIPAEVVGFRDGACLFMPYSDMRGIGPGSLIQNAATPPHIPVGNAMLGRAVDAFGEPMDGKGVINADTFAPLHREPPNPLERPRINEPLDVGIRSVNSLLTLGKGQRVGIMAGSGVGKSTTLGMMARYTKADINVIALVGERGREVVEFMERDLGPEGMARSVLVVATSDKSPLIRMRAAYAATAVAEFFRDQGKDVLLMMDSVTRFAMAGREVGLAAGEPPTRGGYTPSVFAHLPQLLERAGKSRKGSITGIYTVLVDGDDFTEPIADSTRSILDGHIVLTRELADLGHYPAIDVLKSISRLRSDITTKEVQADGRTLLRHMATFKKVEDMVNIGAYQKGANAEVDKAIAMVGPINQFLRQLVTEQESLASAFKTMHELVSGSGGKPAQ, via the coding sequence ATGACTCAGGAATCGAGACTCGGATTGCTTGAAGACCTCGATCCCTGTCAGACTTTTGGCAAGGTGACCAAGGTGGTCGGCCTCATTGCCGAAGGTCACGGCATCAAGGCTCCGCTCGGATCCGTCTGTTATCTCATGCCGCCAGGAAGCAAACCCATCCCCGCAGAAGTGGTCGGTTTCCGAGACGGCGCCTGTCTGTTCATGCCCTACTCGGACATGCGAGGCATCGGTCCCGGTTCGCTCATCCAGAACGCAGCCACCCCGCCACACATCCCTGTAGGCAATGCCATGCTTGGTCGCGCAGTAGATGCCTTTGGCGAGCCAATGGACGGCAAGGGTGTCATCAATGCAGACACGTTTGCCCCACTGCACCGCGAACCACCAAACCCGCTGGAACGCCCCCGTATCAACGAACCGCTTGATGTGGGCATCCGATCTGTCAATTCTCTGCTCACCCTTGGCAAAGGCCAGCGCGTGGGCATCATGGCCGGTTCCGGCGTCGGCAAATCCACAACACTCGGTATGATGGCCCGCTATACAAAAGCAGACATCAATGTCATCGCCCTGGTGGGCGAACGCGGCAGGGAAGTCGTGGAATTCATGGAGCGCGACCTTGGGCCTGAAGGCATGGCCCGCAGTGTCCTGGTTGTGGCAACCTCTGACAAAAGTCCGCTTATTCGTATGCGGGCGGCCTACGCAGCCACGGCTGTAGCAGAATTTTTCCGTGACCAGGGCAAGGACGTTCTTCTTATGATGGACTCGGTGACCCGTTTTGCCATGGCAGGCCGAGAAGTCGGACTGGCCGCAGGCGAACCGCCGACCCGAGGCGGCTATACACCAAGCGTTTTCGCCCACCTCCCCCAGCTTCTGGAACGCGCAGGCAAAAGCCGGAAAGGTTCCATCACCGGCATCTACACCGTGCTCGTTGACGGCGACGATTTCACCGAACCCATTGCCGACTCCACCCGTTCCATTCTTGACGGTCACATCGTCCTGACACGCGAATTGGCAGACCTCGGCCACTACCCAGCTATTGATGTGCTCAAATCCATCAGCCGTCTGCGAAGCGACATCACCACCAAGGAAGTTCAGGCCGATGGTCGCACCCTGCTGCGGCATATGGCGACATTCAAAAAAGTAGAAGATATGGTGAATATCGGCGCGTATCAGAAAGGCGCCAACGCAGAAGTGGACAAGGCGATTGCCATGGTCGGTCCGATCAATCAGTTTCTGCGGCAACTGGTGACGGAACAAGAATCCCTGGCAAGTGCATTCAAGACCATGCACGAACTGGTCAGTGGAAGTGGCGGAAAACCGGCTCAGTAG
- a CDS encoding FliH/SctL family protein: MSLSKSAHANSPHLTGKVIIGMDSPGPDQVTIQELEGKRQLLWDDATNEEYLDRVKKKAMEAAKEIKVLAELEAEALRATARHEGYAEGLALAQEDINHHIQEVSTQGEALLAKLGAHGATLFEERRQDILNLIRLAVEKTLKVELDEKRMASLEALMREALERIESQRQLTIKCHPDDIVGLEEYLHTIQDRNPSLEYWSVKGDASIESGGVVIEGAGGKVDNTIDTRWQSVEPIFDQLAAQITAGDSEG; the protein is encoded by the coding sequence ATGTCTTTATCTAAAAGCGCGCATGCCAACAGTCCGCATTTGACGGGCAAGGTGATCATCGGCATGGACTCTCCGGGTCCGGATCAGGTGACCATTCAGGAACTCGAAGGCAAACGGCAACTCCTCTGGGATGACGCCACCAACGAGGAATATCTCGACCGCGTCAAAAAAAAGGCCATGGAAGCAGCCAAAGAAATAAAAGTATTGGCTGAATTGGAGGCAGAAGCCCTCAGAGCCACTGCCCGGCACGAAGGTTACGCCGAAGGTTTGGCCCTGGCCCAGGAAGATATAAACCATCATATTCAGGAAGTTTCGACGCAGGGTGAAGCCCTGCTCGCAAAGCTCGGTGCGCATGGTGCCACTCTTTTCGAGGAACGCCGTCAAGACATACTCAACCTTATCAGGTTGGCTGTCGAGAAGACACTCAAGGTAGAACTGGATGAAAAGCGCATGGCCTCACTTGAAGCATTAATGCGTGAGGCACTTGAACGGATCGAATCACAACGCCAACTTACCATCAAATGCCACCCGGACGACATCGTTGGTCTTGAAGAATATCTTCATACAATACAGGATCGCAACCCATCCCTCGAATACTGGTCCGTCAAAGGTGATGCCTCGATTGAATCCGGCGGTGTGGTTATCGAAGGGGCCGGCGGCAAGGTGGACAATACCATCGACACCCGCTGGCAAAGTGTTGAACCGATTTTTGACCAACTGGCCGCGCAGATCACTGCCGGTGACAGCGAAGGGTAA
- the pheT gene encoding phenylalanine--tRNA ligase subunit beta codes for MLVSLNWLREFVPYEGDIQVLGDKLTMLGLELEGIEDPFENIKDIVVGHVVECESHPEAEKLSVCTVDVGGPETLTIVCGAPNVGKGQKVPVATVGTAMPDGMKIKKAKLRGIKSFGMICSERELGFSDDHEGIWVLDDAFTVGDKLVDAMNLERVVFDFDITPNRADCLSILGFARETALAFDLPLTMPELNLVECGGNAADELKILIDDPTLCPAYHARILRGVETRKSPDWMRFKLLAMGQRPISNIVDVTNYIMFELGQPLHAFDLDLIEDATIRVAPATDGMKFTTLDEVERTLTVNDLLIWDGKKPVALAGVMGGANSEMHAGSTNVLLEAAVFRPGTVRKTARRLSLPSDASYRFERGVDQQLTRFCQDRAAQLMAETSGGSVVSGVASNEPTPWQDRTHGYRHARCMSLLGLDLEPEFAKKVLEGEGCSIDDTNADNWVVSSPSHRLDLEREVDLYEEVGRVFGLDQIPAVLPRVSKSLDTVSGGTEYAFIKNIKVWGAGIGLNEAVNYSFVGSEDLDRLNLPEEGRVFIANPLSEDQNVMRTDLAPGLLNTLKNNLAQGNNHIRIFEVAKKFVADAHSETETSEHTRLGVMLYGPRHANEWPWGVDDADYLDIKGHMEHLIVDHLKLEGPEFSLVEDHAYLEPCVQVTVSEMPIGLIGRVKEEIADYYHARKETWLADFDLDALRTMTEEHAIEFEPLPVFPPSRRDVTVIGPVSLGADAILTVIEDADVSILESVELVAEYVPDGQSEERNLSFRLTYRSPTKTLKDKQVDKEHKKVLEALEKSLPIRF; via the coding sequence ATGTTAGTCAGTCTTAATTGGTTGCGTGAGTTCGTTCCTTACGAGGGCGACATTCAGGTTCTGGGTGACAAGCTCACCATGCTGGGCCTTGAGTTGGAAGGGATCGAGGATCCTTTCGAGAACATCAAGGACATCGTGGTCGGCCACGTTGTGGAGTGTGAAAGCCATCCCGAGGCCGAAAAACTGTCGGTCTGCACCGTGGATGTCGGCGGTCCCGAGACCCTGACCATCGTGTGCGGCGCACCCAACGTGGGCAAGGGGCAGAAAGTCCCGGTAGCCACGGTCGGCACCGCCATGCCTGACGGCATGAAAATCAAGAAGGCCAAACTGCGCGGTATCAAGTCGTTCGGCATGATTTGTTCCGAACGTGAACTCGGTTTTTCCGATGACCATGAAGGCATCTGGGTTCTTGATGACGCATTCACGGTCGGCGACAAGCTAGTCGACGCCATGAATCTGGAGCGGGTGGTTTTCGATTTCGATATTACACCAAACCGCGCTGACTGCCTGTCCATTCTCGGTTTTGCCCGTGAAACAGCATTGGCATTTGACCTGCCGCTGACCATGCCGGAGTTGAATCTGGTGGAGTGCGGAGGCAACGCAGCTGATGAACTGAAAATTTTGATCGACGATCCGACACTGTGTCCGGCATACCACGCCCGCATTCTTCGCGGAGTGGAAACGCGTAAGTCCCCTGACTGGATGCGTTTCAAGCTGCTCGCAATGGGTCAGCGTCCCATCTCCAACATTGTCGACGTGACCAACTACATCATGTTTGAGTTGGGTCAGCCCCTGCACGCCTTTGATCTTGATCTGATTGAAGATGCGACTATTCGTGTGGCCCCGGCAACTGATGGCATGAAATTTACCACATTGGATGAAGTCGAGCGTACTTTGACCGTTAATGACCTGCTCATCTGGGACGGCAAAAAGCCCGTCGCTCTCGCAGGCGTTATGGGCGGCGCCAATTCCGAGATGCATGCCGGTTCTACCAATGTCCTGTTGGAAGCCGCTGTTTTCCGTCCTGGTACGGTCCGCAAGACCGCTCGACGCCTGTCTCTGCCGTCTGATGCATCCTATCGCTTTGAGCGTGGCGTGGATCAGCAGTTGACCCGCTTCTGTCAGGATCGCGCGGCCCAGCTTATGGCTGAAACTTCCGGTGGTTCCGTGGTGTCCGGTGTGGCAAGCAATGAGCCGACCCCGTGGCAGGACCGCACGCATGGCTACCGTCATGCGCGGTGCATGTCTCTGCTCGGCCTCGATCTGGAACCGGAGTTCGCCAAGAAGGTTCTTGAGGGCGAAGGGTGCTCCATTGATGATACCAATGCGGATAATTGGGTCGTGTCCTCACCGTCTCACCGTTTGGATCTTGAGCGTGAAGTTGATCTGTATGAGGAAGTGGGCCGTGTGTTTGGCCTCGATCAGATTCCGGCAGTGCTGCCTCGGGTTTCCAAATCACTGGATACCGTGTCCGGGGGAACAGAATATGCTTTTATCAAGAATATTAAAGTGTGGGGTGCTGGTATTGGACTGAATGAAGCTGTGAACTACAGCTTTGTCGGGTCTGAGGATCTTGATCGCCTCAACCTCCCTGAAGAAGGGCGGGTTTTTATCGCCAACCCGCTGAGCGAAGATCAGAACGTCATGCGGACTGATCTGGCGCCCGGCTTGCTGAATACCCTCAAGAATAACCTTGCACAGGGCAACAATCATATTCGCATTTTCGAAGTGGCTAAAAAGTTCGTTGCCGATGCCCATTCCGAAACCGAGACATCTGAACACACTCGCCTGGGTGTTATGCTCTACGGACCCCGTCATGCCAATGAGTGGCCGTGGGGAGTAGATGATGCAGATTATCTCGATATCAAAGGCCATATGGAACATCTTATTGTGGATCACCTCAAGCTTGAGGGGCCGGAGTTCAGCCTGGTCGAAGACCATGCGTATCTGGAACCCTGCGTTCAGGTGACAGTTAGCGAGATGCCGATCGGTCTTATCGGTCGCGTCAAGGAAGAGATTGCGGACTATTATCACGCTCGCAAAGAAACGTGGTTGGCTGATTTCGACCTCGACGCTTTGCGTACAATGACTGAAGAACATGCGATAGAGTTTGAACCATTGCCCGTGTTCCCGCCCAGTCGACGTGACGTGACCGTTATTGGGCCGGTTTCCCTCGGTGCGGATGCCATTCTCACGGTTATTGAAGATGCTGACGTCAGTATTCTGGAATCCGTTGAACTGGTTGCAGAGTATGTACCTGATGGTCAGAGCGAGGAACGGAATCTGTCTTTCCGCCTGACCTACCGCTCTCCCACCAAGACGCTCAAGGACAAGCAGGTGGACAAGGAACATAAGAAGGTTCTGGAAGCCCTTGAGAAGAGTTTGCCGATACGGTTTTAG
- the fliF gene encoding flagellar basal-body MS-ring/collar protein FliF has protein sequence MPPFVAEYWSKIHGLWTDRSMSQRILITGLSVSVVIAFALMIYWMNKPDYRILMTNLYPEDASRVVGMLQAAKEKYVLENNGKTILVPVDRVYELRLKVAGEGNLHGQGIGFEIFDEVQIGQTDFVQHINYQRALQGELARTITEFPMVLKARVHLVIPQKSLFIEDQVAPSASIVLQLKDEGKLGSEETQGIVNLVSMAVEGLDPKYITVTDMKGRPLYTPSDESSGLSLSSAQMLHKADVEAHMQRRIIELLGPAVGPDKVIARVNADLDFSQRTVRKEVYDPDGAVVRSETRSEESTAGAASLAGGEPDANFRGDGFSGTRTTQDSTRETRTTNFEINKQEENIVTPVGELKRLTVAVIVDGTWETNAETGESTYTPRSAEELARIQTLISNAVGFDEARGDTIEVSNISFGEPELFGSDSLTRTMLEYAQRLGKPFLNGLLIFLFLILVVRPVIMALIRPRVAEQEIEEMAGLPGSERLALEEEDIDEEAMDTTRRLENAKNHAIQLSDDNLDQAVHLLKTWLTQEA, from the coding sequence ATGCCTCCGTTCGTCGCCGAATATTGGTCTAAGATTCATGGGCTCTGGACAGATCGTTCCATGTCCCAACGTATTCTCATCACCGGTCTGTCCGTGTCAGTGGTTATTGCCTTTGCGCTCATGATCTACTGGATGAACAAACCGGACTACCGGATTCTGATGACCAATCTCTACCCCGAGGATGCGTCCAGGGTCGTTGGGATGCTGCAGGCAGCCAAGGAAAAGTATGTCCTTGAGAACAACGGCAAGACAATCTTGGTTCCTGTTGATCGCGTATACGAACTCAGGCTCAAAGTTGCCGGTGAAGGCAACCTGCACGGTCAGGGCATCGGCTTTGAAATTTTCGATGAAGTCCAGATCGGACAGACCGACTTCGTCCAGCATATCAATTACCAGCGTGCTCTCCAGGGCGAACTCGCCCGCACTATCACCGAATTTCCCATGGTGCTCAAGGCCCGTGTTCACCTTGTCATTCCGCAGAAATCTCTGTTCATTGAAGATCAGGTCGCACCATCAGCATCCATTGTCCTTCAGTTGAAGGATGAAGGCAAGCTCGGCTCCGAAGAAACACAGGGAATTGTCAATCTCGTTTCCATGGCCGTAGAAGGCCTGGACCCAAAATACATCACCGTCACAGACATGAAGGGCCGGCCCCTTTATACGCCGAGCGACGAATCCTCCGGTCTGTCCCTGTCCAGCGCGCAGATGCTGCACAAGGCTGACGTTGAAGCCCATATGCAACGCCGCATCATCGAACTACTCGGCCCGGCTGTCGGCCCGGACAAGGTTATTGCCCGCGTCAACGCCGATCTCGATTTCAGCCAGCGCACGGTGCGCAAGGAAGTCTACGACCCGGATGGTGCGGTTGTCCGCTCTGAAACTCGGAGCGAAGAATCCACTGCCGGCGCCGCATCACTCGCTGGTGGCGAGCCTGATGCCAACTTCCGTGGCGATGGTTTCTCCGGTACACGGACAACCCAGGATTCCACCCGTGAAACCAGAACAACCAACTTCGAAATCAACAAGCAGGAAGAAAATATCGTAACTCCCGTCGGGGAGTTGAAACGACTGACCGTTGCGGTTATCGTAGATGGAACATGGGAGACAAACGCTGAAACAGGTGAATCTACATACACCCCGCGCTCAGCCGAAGAACTCGCCCGCATCCAGACCCTGATTTCCAACGCCGTCGGATTCGATGAAGCCCGCGGTGACACTATCGAAGTCAGCAACATCTCCTTCGGTGAGCCGGAACTGTTTGGCAGCGACTCCCTGACACGGACCATGCTCGAATACGCACAGCGTTTGGGTAAGCCATTCCTGAACGGCCTGTTGATCTTCCTCTTCCTCATTCTGGTCGTCCGTCCGGTAATCATGGCCCTGATTCGGCCCCGTGTTGCCGAACAGGAAATCGAGGAAATGGCAGGTCTGCCCGGATCTGAACGTCTGGCCCTCGAAGAAGAGGACATCGACGAAGAGGCCATGGATACAACTCGGCGCTTGGAAAATGCGAAGAATCACGCTATCCAGTTGTCCGACGACAATCTTGACCAGGCAGTTCATCTGCTCAAAACCTGGCTTACCCAGGAGGCATAG